The genomic interval AAGGCGGCCGAGGCGAGCGAATGCGCGGCTGAACAGGGAAAGTTTTGGGAGATGTATCACAAATTATTTGAAAACAATAAAGCCGGTACTTTGAGTGAGCTGCAATTCAAAGAAGATGCCAAGAGCCTCGAGCTTGATACGGCGAAATTTGACCAATGTCTGTTTCAGGAAAAATACAAAGACAAGGTAAACCAACAAATGTTGGAAGCACGCTCGTTTAACGTCAACGGCACGCCCACCACCTTCGTCAACGGCGAAATCGTGGTCGGCGCCTATCCGATGGACGACTTCACCGGCTCGGACGGCGCAAAAACCGAAGGCCTGCGCAGCATCATTGGAAAACAATTAAACAAACAATGATCAACAAACAATATAATTATAAAAATGTTTTAAAAGATAAAGCCAATCATTTAGCTCATCAAGGTTATGATTTAACTTTTAAATTCCCCAAGGAAGAATTGTATTGCCTTACTTCACAGTTACGTCGATCGTTAATATCAGTTCCATCAAATATAATAGAAGGTTATTCAAGGAATAATAAGAAAGAATTTTTACATTTTATGAAATTTTCCTATGCATCTTTGTCGGAGGCAAAATATCAAATGAATTTTGCTATTGAAAGGGGATATATTACAAATAGGGAGTGTGAATTTTTTTTGGTAACAGCTGAAGAGGTTAGCAAAATGTTATGGTCTAGCATGGA from Bacteroidales bacterium carries:
- a CDS encoding four helix bundle protein → MINKQYNYKNVLKDKANHLAHQGYDLTFKFPKEELYCLTSQLRRSLISVPSNIIEGYSRNNKKEFLHFMKFSYASLSEAKYQMNFAIERGYITNRECEFFLVTAEEVSKMLWSSMDTLRKNIDSSH
- a CDS encoding DsbA family protein, which gives rise to KAAEASECAAEQGKFWEMYHKLFENNKAGTLSELQFKEDAKSLELDTAKFDQCLFQEKYKDKVNQQMLEARSFNVNGTPTTFVNGEIVVGAYPMDDFTGSDGAKTEGLRSIIGKQLNKQ